ATACCCCGGCGTTGAGGCTCAGCTGCATATCCAGTGCGTTGAGTTCACTACCGGCCTGAAGCAGCTGGGCTGAGACATCCTCTGCGGCCTGGGATAAGCCTTCTTGTGACATTTCTCCATTGTTAAAAGAATAATTGTATGCTCCGCTAACACTATAGCCGTGAAGGGAAGCCTTTAGCTCCCTGAGGGTACGCAGATGTCCGCTGAATTCGGTCAGCAGCCGTTCAATCTCCCCGGGGAACACGGAGCAGAGTCCGATCGAGCTATTCTGTTCCTGGGAGGTGTTGAATCCTCCGTACGTACTGCCAATCTGGCCTGATGTGTACAGAAGCAGTACAGATACGGCCACTCCTGACTGCAGCATCCGCAGGCCAAGCTTCCGGTGCTTCCGTTTGCGCCTTTTGGCGGATCTGGGGTACATCCTCGTCAGCCCCCTTCCCTTGCATATTGACAGATGGTTCTTTATATTCGTTCTTAATTAAGAACGATATCGTAAAGAAATCATACACTGCGCGCCCTGCAAAAGAAAAATGTTAATTTCCGCGAAATATTCCCGATAAAGCAGGAAAAATTTGAATTATCGTTCGTTCTCTCCATAGAACGCTGTTTTTCACAAATGTTCTTTATAGAGAACAAAAGGAGGCGCGGATAGGTGTGGGAGAGTGGGGGAGGGGCTGTGGAGCGGGTGTGAGGAGCATAAGTGCACTTGAATTAGGGAAGTCGGCTGGCGATGCGAATGAGGGCATCCGGCCAGGCAGCGCGAAGAATCAGAGGGATAATCCCTCTGATTCCGTGAAAGCAGGTGTCCCGGGCCTGCGGGTGCGACTGCCTATGGCTCCTCAACGACCGCTTGCGGCTCTTACCGGGTGCAACTGAGCCCTAGAATCCGGTATGGTATTTCCTGTCGCTGGAGGAGCGGTGCTTCGTGCCTTCCTTGTCCTTCTCTTCCTGCTGCTCCAGGGTCAGATCCTCGACCGGAATCGGGTCTACATGCTGCTGTTCCTCATCCTGATCGAACAGGCTGGGCTGCTCCGTGGGGTATTGCTCCGGGTGGTCGCGGTCGTCTTGGACCGGCTTTTTGTCCTCGCTCATCTGGATTCACTTCCCTTTTTCAGAGTTTGCTCCCTAATAAACACAAATCCAGCCCGTTAAACAACAATTCCAGCAAGCAGACCTACATCCAGGGGGAGTCTCCTCCCAAACAAAAGGGGAATTGTCCGCTCTGCCGGTAAATGCAGAAGGGACAATCCCCTAAAAAGAAGCCAAGCTTAGTCTGGAGTAATCGGCGTGCCGGTATCATTCAGCCTGCGCGCAACCACATCCGCTTGCAGGCGCTTCAGCCATTTCAGCTCCGTCTGGCAATGCTCATATCTGCCGTACATCAGATGCAGCACCGAGCGGGGCACCACAGAAATGTGCTCCTCGTACAGCTGGTATGCCAGGTTCACCTGATGCTCCGCCTTATGGATGCGCTCCTCCAGCAGCTTGGCAACCTTCTCCTGGTCAATCATATGCATGAGCGACAAGGCGATATGTACCGGATGGTACATGGGATCGTTTTTGCGGATCTGCTGTATAATGAGCTGCTCCATGAAGGCTTTGCCTTTGTCTGTGATCCTGTAGATTGTTTTGTCCGGACGGTCCGGGCTGTGAATGACCTCAACCGCTTCGATATGGCCGCCTGCGGCCAGCTTATCAACCGCATAATACACGGACCCGGTCTGCATCTTGATCACCTGATCCATAGCACGGTCCTTCATGACCAGGGTGATCTCGTAAGGATGCATATTCCGCTCCTGCAGAAGGCCCAGAATCACCAGCTTCATCGGCATCGGCTTACCTCCGTTCGTTATCGATAGCAGGCTGGCCCCCTTGAGGCAGCAGCCGGTCCTTCGGCATCAGCAGGACGAAGACCACCGTCAGCACCGCCGGCACCAGCGCCCACAGAAAAGTATGCGCGATGGACGAGGACAATGCATTCGTAATCTTCTCCAGGACAGGTGCAGGAATCTGGGCCCGTGCTTCAGGCGTCAATGCGGCACGCGGATCGCTGAAGGAGGAAGCCTGGTCTCCTCCGCCGAGTCCGGTGCTCAGCTCCGAGGCGAAGCGGTTGCGCTGGATGATCCCGAAGATGGTAATGCCGAGTGTCATGCCAAGCGAGCGCAGGAAGGTGCTGGTTGAAGTAGCCGAGCCCCGCTGGCGCATATCGAAATGCTGGATGGATGACAGGCTGAGCACCGAGAAGGAGAATCCGACACCGAAGCCGGTCAAGGCCATGAAGACATTCAGCAGCAGCCGGGAGGTGTCCGGTGTCAGTGTGCTGAGCAGATAGATCCCGGCCACGAAGCATACCGCCGACAGCAGCATAATATTGCGGAAGCTGGTCCGGGTCGTAAGCAGACCGCCGGACTGGCTGCCGACTACGGTGCCGATCATCATCGGCATGAGGATCAGGCCGGAGTTGGTGGCCGAGCCGCCATATACCCCCTGCACGTATATCGGGATATACACTGTCGCAACAATGAACGCCGAGCCGTAGAAAAGCCCCAGAATACTGCTGGTGGCGAACAGGCGCTTGCGGAACATGGCGAAGGAGATGACCGGTTCGGCGGCGGATTTTTCAATAAGAATGAAAGCAATAAGGAAGACGGCGAAGCCGCCGAACAATCCAAGAATGGCTGCTGAATCCCAAGGGTACTCATTGCCGCCAAGCTCCAGTGCGAACATCAGGCAGATAATGCCTGCCACGAGGGTGAAGGCACCGCCCCAGTCAATCCGCTGCTTGCTGTGGATGACCGACTCCTTGTAGAAGTAGATAATGAGGAAGAACGAGACGACCCCAATCGGCAGGTTAATATAGAAGATCCAGTTCCAGTTGACGTATTCGGTGATATACGCACCTAGCAGAGGCCCGATAACACTGGATATCCCGAAGACGGCTCCAAATAGTCCGGTTAGCTTGCCCCGCTGCTGCGGCGGAAAAATATCAAATACAATCGTAAACGCAATCGGCATCAGCGCACCCCCGCCAATCCCCTGAATCGCGCGGTAAATGCTGAGCTGGGTGATGCTGGCCGCCGTTCCGCACAGTGCGGAGCCGATCAGGAAGACGATCAGCCCGAAAATGTAGAACCGCTTGCGTCCGTACATATCGGACAGCTTGCCGAAGATCGGGGTTCCGGCCATAACCATGACCATATAGGCGGAGGTGACCCAGACAATTTTGTCCAAGCCTCCCAGGTCGGAGACAATCGTGCCCATCGCTGCGGCAACAATTGTATTATCCATGGCCGACATCAGAATGCCGAGCAGCAGCCCGGCAACGACGAGCTTCAGATTGCTCTCTTTGGTGTGCATGTTGTTCAGACTCCTTTGGTGGCGTAAGTATAAGTTCGAGACTTATTATATTCAAATTTGAATAGGGGGTCAATCTTTTTCGCTAAGCGCTTGTACCAGGAGTCCGGCAAGGTCTTCTTAAGGGAGGCTTACCCATTGTAATTGGTATTCCTTATCGGTCAACACTTTATTCCCGGGAGATGCTTGACATACCCATGGGGGGTATATTATAGTAGGACGTAAGGAGGCTGATTCGTGTGTCAACGAATGAGAAAGGACCCGCCGGACAGGAGTGCGGCGAAGCCTGTCACCCTGCCGCTTCCGGGGTGCGCAAGAGCCATCACTCGCCGGAATTCAAGAACGGGCTGACGGCCCGGCTGAACCGGATTGAGGGGCAGATCCGCGGAGTGAAAGGGATGATTGAGCGTGATACCTACTGCGATGATGTACTTAATCAGCTCGCGGCGGTACAGGCGGCGCTGAACAGCGTCGGGAAGCTTCTGCTGGAAGGCCATATGAAGAGCTGTATTGTTGAGCGCATCGAAGCCGGAGAGCATGAGGTTATCGATGAGCTGCTGGTTACGGTCGGGAAGCTGATGAAATAGAGATTCAACAATAAATATCAGGAGGGAATTCAAATGTCGAACGTAGTATTGAAGGTTGAAGGCATGTCCTGCGGTCATTGTGTCAGTGCGGTAGAGAAGGCGGTTAGCGGTGCAGGGGCTGCGGCGAAGGTAGACCTGCCGGCGAAGACGGTGGCGGTTGAATATGACGAGGCTAAGGTTAGCCTGGATAAGATCAAGGCGGCCATTGAGGATCAGGGCTACGACGTAGTATAAGCGTGAATGTAATGGGAGGGCTTGGAGCCGGGAACCCTGAAGAGGGAGCTGGCCCAATGCCTTTTCTTTTCAATAGATTTATACCCCTTGGGGGTATACGGAGGTGCTTGAGGATGGAAAAGAGTGCAGAAGCCGCCAAGGAGCAGGCTACCCTGCAGATTACCGGCATGACCTGCTCTGCCTGCGCCACGCGGATAGAGAAGGGCCTGTCCCGTATGGAGGGAGTATCCCATGCCAACGTCAATCTGGCGCTGGAGCAGGCCACGGTTGGATATGATCCGGCGGTGGCCGGGGTGCCGCAGTTAGAGGAGAAGATCCGTTCGCTCGGATATGACACGCTGAAGGAATCGGCGGATTTCGATATTACCGGCATGACCTGTGCCGCCTGTTCCGCCCGGATAGAGAAGGTGCTGGGACGGATGCCGGGAATTGCAGCCGTGAATGTGAATCTGGCGCTGGAGACCGCCCATGTGGAGTATTCGCCGGGCAACATCAGCACAGCCGAGATTATAGATAAGGTTAGCAGCATCGGCTACAAGGCAGCGCTGAAGCAGGACCGCAAGGACATTGCCAGCCAGCGCGGAGCGGAGATTGCCCACAAGCGGAACAAATGGATCTTATCTGCCATTCTGTCGCTGCCGCTGCTCTGGGCGATGGCCGGCCACTTCTCGTTCACCTCCTGGATCTGGACGCCTGAGCTATTCATGAATCCGTGGTTCCAGCTGGTGCTGGCGACTCCAGTCCAGTTCCTGATCGGCTGGCAGTTCTACGTCAGTGCTTATAAAGCGCTGAAGAACGGCAGTGCCAATATGGATGTGCTGGTGGTGCTGGGTACATCTGCCGCTTATTTCTACAGCCTGTATCTGACCATCGATTCACTGAGCATGAGCGGGATGCATCATACTGTGGAATTGTATTTTGAGACCAGTGCGGTGCTGATTACGCTGATCCTGGTCGGCAAATGGTTCGAGGCGCTGGCCAAGGGCCGTTCATCGGATGCGATCCGCAGCCTGATGGGGCTGCAGGCCAAGACGGCGCTGGTCGAGCGGGAAGGTGCAGAGCTGAGCATTCCAGTTGAGGATGTCATAATTGGGGACATTGTGCTGGTGAAGCCGGGCACGAAGGTGCCTGTTGACGGGGAAGTGGTCGAGGGGCTGTCTGCTGTTGATGAATCGATGCTTACAGGCGAGAGTATTCCGGTGGAGAAGAAGCCGGGTGACTCCGTAATAGGCGCTACGCTGAACAAGAACGGAATGCTGCGGATCAGAGCCAAGAAGGTTGGCCGGGACACGGCCCTGGCCCAGATCATCCGGGTCGTGGAAGAGGCGCAGGGCTCGAAGGCCCCGATTCAGCGGGTTGCCGATGTGATCTCCGGGATTTTCGTGCCGATCGTGGTCGGCATTGCCGCTGTAACCTTCGCCGTCTGGTATATCTGGGGCGCGCCGGGACAGTTCGCCGAGGCGCTGGAGAAGGCAATTGCGGTGCTTGTCATTGCCTGCCCGTGCGCACTGGGGCTGGCTACGCCGACCTCCATCATGGCAGGTTCGGGCCGGGCCGCCGAGTTCGGCATTCTGTTCAAGGGCGGGGAGCATCTGGAGGCCGCGCAGGGTGTGAAGGTGGTTGTAGTCGATAAAACCGGTACAGTCACCAACGGCAAGCCTGTGCTGACCGATATCGTGGCAACCACCGGTATTGCTGCCCACGGCAAAGTGCTGGCCGAGAACCGGCTGCTGTCGGTTACGGCGGCGGCGGAGAAGCTGTCGGAGCATCCGCTGGCCGACGCCATAGTCGCCGCTGCACAGAGCCGGGGGATCGAGCTTCCGCCCGCCGAGCAGTTCGAGGCGGTGCCGGGCCGTGGCGTTACGGCTGTGGTCGCAGGCCAGAAGGTCAGCGTAGGCACCCGGCGGATGATGCGGGAGAACGGGCTTGAAATCGAAGCCTGGCTGGACATCATGACCCGGCTGGAGCAGGAAGGCAAAACGGCGATGCTGGTCTCACTCGATGATGCCATCGCAGGCGTTGTCGCTGTGGCGGACACCATAAAGACCACCTCACGCGAGGCTGTCGCCCGGCTGCACGACATGGGCATAGAGGTCGTGATGATTACCGGAGACAACAAGGTGACGGCGAAGGCAATTGCCGATCAGGCGGGCATCCGTACGGTGCTGGCCGAGGTGCTGCCGGAGGGCAAGGCGGCCGAGATCCGCAGGCTCCAGAGCGGCGGGGTCAAGGTCGCCATGGTCGGGGACGGCATCAACGATGCGCCGGCGCTGGCGACCGCTGATACAGGCATGGCGATCGGCACCGGCACCGATGTAGCGATGGAAGCTGCGGATATCACGCTGATGCGCGGCGACCTGATGGGAATAGCCGATGCTATCCTGATGAGCCGCAAAACAATGCGCAATATCAAGCAGAACCTGTTCTGGGCGCTGGCTTACAATACCTTGGGCATTCCCGTTGCCGCGCTGGGCTTCCTGGCCCCTTGGCTGGCCGGAGCCGCGATGGCCTTCAGCTCGGTATCGGTGGTGCTGAACGCGCTGCGGCTGCAGCGGGTCAAGTTGTAAGGAGCGTGCGGGGCGCAGCAGATATAGCAGTCCCTAAGAACCGCCGGTGCGTATGCCGGCGGTTCTTAGGGCTGTTTTGCGTTAATGCTGGCTGCGGGCGGGTGCGGGGTTCGCGGCTTTCTTTTGCCGGCCCAATAAGTTCGTGCCTATGACTCCTGCGATGATGAGCGCTGAGCCAATCCCGTGATAGACGGTAATTTCTTCGTTCAGGAAGAACGCGCCCGCAGCAATGGAGACGATGGTGGAGAGGTTGCTGAATACGCTCATGAGCGAGGCCTCGATTTTGGATAAAATATAGGTGGAGGTCAAGGTGGTAACCAGCGAAGCGATGACCCCCAGATACAGTGCGGACAGAATGAAGGTGCCGCTCTTCAGCGGACTGAGGAAATCCCCAAGCGTTCCGCTGGCTGCATGTCCGGTGAGCGAGATGATCAGGAAGGTGGCGAAGCCTGTACCCATCAGCAGGTAGCTAAGCTCAGACGGGCTGAAGTGGCTGGACAGCGAGCGGGCCAGTACACTGTACCCTGCAAACGCAAGACAGGTCAGGAACAGCAGCACGATCCCGGTCATATTGGACAAATCGATGCGGCTCCCCTTCATGATGAAGATGAACACTACGCCGAAGACTGAGAGGAAAATACACAGCTTTTGCGGCAATGTCGTCTTCTCCTTCAGGAAAACCCCGGCGATAATCATCGTCACCACCGGGGTGAACGAATACAGAATCCCGCCTTCGGCTGAGGTGGCGTGCTGAAGCCCGAACACCTGAAGGGTGAAGAAGCCCAGCGGATACATCGCTGCCAGCAGCAGCGCCCGGCCCACCGGCTTGCCCCGGTAGGAGACCTTGACCCAGCCGAAGGCGACCGGAACCGACATGACGGCAAAAGAGGCGGCAAAGCGGAAGGTCAGCGTATCCAGCGGTCCGGCATGAACCAGCGCCACCTTGGTGAACAGAAATGAGAAGCCGATAATGAATGCGTTGAGTACGGCGAAGCTGTAGGCCAGCTTGAGTCCTTGTTTTGGCATAGGGTGCAACTCCTTGTTGTGTTAAGTGATACTTAAAAATTAAAGCAAAGCATGCCCGGCAACAAGGCAAGATTTATGAAACTGTACCGGTACAGTTCGTGGTTTTCTGTATAATTAAGGGGCAAAGTGTAGGATACAATAGGCAGCAGAACGCCATATAAAAGGCATACGGGAGGCGGGCGATGAACAAATATCATCAGGTGCTCACGGAGATGGAGCGGGGGATGAGGGAAGGGCAGTACCGTCCCGGGGACAAGCTGCCGTCTGTACGCCGGGCCGCAGAAATCTACGGATGCAGTATCAGCACCATTCTGCGGGCTTACGGGGAGCTGGAGCGGACCCACATGATCTACTCGATTCCGCAGAGCGGCTATTACATGGTAGAGAAGGCTGAAGAGCCTGAAGCTGGGGGCAGCAGCGGGGAGACCGACTTTGCTTCGGCTTCGCCGGATTTGAATGTGTTCCCTTATCTCGATTTCCAGCATTGCCTCAATAAGGCGATTGACCAGTACAAGTATCATCTGTTCACGTATGGAGATGCGCTGGGGCTGGATTCGCTGCGCCGCACCCTGGTGGCCCATCTGGCCGAGTATCAGGTATTCGCCAAGGCGGAGCGGATTCTGATCACCTCCGGAATTCAGCAGGCGCTTGAGATTCTGGCGCGAATGCCGTTCCCGAGCGGGCGGACGGACATTCTGGTCGAGCAGCCGGGGTACGATATCTATCTGCGGTATCTGGAGGCGGAAGGATTGCCGGTCAGCGGTATCCGGCGTTCGGCGGCCGGTATCGATTTGCAGGAGCTGGAGGAGCGGTTGGCGGGCGGGAGATTCAAGTTATTTTACACGATGCCGAGGTATCATAATCCGCTGGGGACCACCTACAGTGCAGAGGAGCGCCGGGCGATTGCTCTACTTGCGGCCAAATACGATGTCTACATCGCCGAAGATGATTATATGGCTGATCTGGGCATCGGACGGCGTTATGATCCGATCTATGCGTATGACCAGACCTCCCATGTGATTTATCTCAAAAGCTTCTCCAAAATCATCTTCCCCGGCCTCAGACTCGGTGCTGTTGTGGTCCCGGAGCCGCTGCTGGAAGCCTTCCGCGCCTACAAGGGGTACACCGATACCTCGTTGCTGTCGCAGGCTGCGCTGGAGGTCTATATTAAGAACGGCATGTACGGACACCACCGGCATAAGCTGAAGGCCATGTATGCGGCCAGAATCCGCGCGGTCTATGCGGCGCTCAGGCGGCATAATACGGAAGGCCTCATTGAAGCCTCTGCGGACAGCTCCGGCATCTATATCCAGTTCAAGCTGCCGGTGACCGTTAATCTGGAGCGTCTGGTCCGGCGGCTGGGCGAGCGGAAGATCCGGGTGGTGCCCGGGAACGGGTTCTACTTATCCGGTGAGCGGAACCGGGATAAATTCCTGCGCATCAGTATTTCCCGGGCCGGGCTGGGGCAGATTGATGAAGGAATCCGGGCGATTGTCGAGGAGGTGAAGCGCGGGAGGGGGAGGTAGCGGCAACGGGCGGTACCGGCTGCATTCCTCCAGGACGCTTGCAGTTGTATGAGTCTCAGGATATCGTCATAATATGCCTATAACCGATTGAAAAGAGGCGAACGATAATGAACCCTACAAACGAAACCATTGAGCTGCTGAACCGCCATACCTCTGTCCGCCAGTATCAGGACAAGCCGGTCAGTGAAGAGGTGCTGGCAGCGGTAATCGGAGCGGGCCAGATGGCCTCAACCTCCAGCAATGTCCAGGCTTACACGGTGATTGCCGTGACAGAGCCTGCCCTTAAGGCCCAGCTATCGGCCTTGTCGGGCAATCAGGCGTACATCGAGCAGTGCCCGGTGTTCCTGGTCTGGTGCGCCGACCTGTACCGCCTGCGGGAAGCGGCGGCCCCGCATCTTGCGGGAGTCCCCTCGTATGAGGACACGACCGAGAATCTGATCGTGGCTACAGTCGATGTCGCGCTGGCCGCGCAGAATGCGGC
This region of Paenibacillus sp. FSL K6-1096 genomic DNA includes:
- a CDS encoding PadR family transcriptional regulator, giving the protein MPMKLVILGLLQERNMHPYEITLVMKDRAMDQVIKMQTGSVYYAVDKLAAGGHIEAVEVIHSPDRPDKTIYRITDKGKAFMEQLIIQQIRKNDPMYHPVHIALSLMHMIDQEKVAKLLEERIHKAEHQVNLAYQLYEEHISVVPRSVLHLMYGRYEHCQTELKWLKRLQADVVARRLNDTGTPITPD
- a CDS encoding MDR family MFS transporter, which translates into the protein MHTKESNLKLVVAGLLLGILMSAMDNTIVAAAMGTIVSDLGGLDKIVWVTSAYMVMVMAGTPIFGKLSDMYGRKRFYIFGLIVFLIGSALCGTAASITQLSIYRAIQGIGGGALMPIAFTIVFDIFPPQQRGKLTGLFGAVFGISSVIGPLLGAYITEYVNWNWIFYINLPIGVVSFFLIIYFYKESVIHSKQRIDWGGAFTLVAGIICLMFALELGGNEYPWDSAAILGLFGGFAVFLIAFILIEKSAAEPVISFAMFRKRLFATSSILGLFYGSAFIVATVYIPIYVQGVYGGSATNSGLILMPMMIGTVVGSQSGGLLTTRTSFRNIMLLSAVCFVAGIYLLSTLTPDTSRLLLNVFMALTGFGVGFSFSVLSLSSIQHFDMRQRGSATSTSTFLRSLGMTLGITIFGIIQRNRFASELSTGLGGGDQASSFSDPRAALTPEARAQIPAPVLEKITNALSSSIAHTFLWALVPAVLTVVFVLLMPKDRLLPQGGQPAIDNERR
- a CDS encoding metal-sensitive transcriptional regulator translates to MRKSHHSPEFKNGLTARLNRIEGQIRGVKGMIERDTYCDDVLNQLAAVQAALNSVGKLLLEGHMKSCIVERIEAGEHEVIDELLVTVGKLMK
- a CDS encoding copper ion binding protein, with the translated sequence MSNVVLKVEGMSCGHCVSAVEKAVSGAGAAAKVDLPAKTVAVEYDEAKVSLDKIKAAIEDQGYDVV
- a CDS encoding heavy metal translocating P-type ATPase is translated as MEKSAEAAKEQATLQITGMTCSACATRIEKGLSRMEGVSHANVNLALEQATVGYDPAVAGVPQLEEKIRSLGYDTLKESADFDITGMTCAACSARIEKVLGRMPGIAAVNVNLALETAHVEYSPGNISTAEIIDKVSSIGYKAALKQDRKDIASQRGAEIAHKRNKWILSAILSLPLLWAMAGHFSFTSWIWTPELFMNPWFQLVLATPVQFLIGWQFYVSAYKALKNGSANMDVLVVLGTSAAYFYSLYLTIDSLSMSGMHHTVELYFETSAVLITLILVGKWFEALAKGRSSDAIRSLMGLQAKTALVEREGAELSIPVEDVIIGDIVLVKPGTKVPVDGEVVEGLSAVDESMLTGESIPVEKKPGDSVIGATLNKNGMLRIRAKKVGRDTALAQIIRVVEEAQGSKAPIQRVADVISGIFVPIVVGIAAVTFAVWYIWGAPGQFAEALEKAIAVLVIACPCALGLATPTSIMAGSGRAAEFGILFKGGEHLEAAQGVKVVVVDKTGTVTNGKPVLTDIVATTGIAAHGKVLAENRLLSVTAAAEKLSEHPLADAIVAAAQSRGIELPPAEQFEAVPGRGVTAVVAGQKVSVGTRRMMRENGLEIEAWLDIMTRLEQEGKTAMLVSLDDAIAGVVAVADTIKTTSREAVARLHDMGIEVVMITGDNKVTAKAIADQAGIRTVLAEVLPEGKAAEIRRLQSGGVKVAMVGDGINDAPALATADTGMAIGTGTDVAMEAADITLMRGDLMGIADAILMSRKTMRNIKQNLFWALAYNTLGIPVAALGFLAPWLAGAAMAFSSVSVVLNALRLQRVKL
- a CDS encoding DMT family transporter, which translates into the protein MPKQGLKLAYSFAVLNAFIIGFSFLFTKVALVHAGPLDTLTFRFAASFAVMSVPVAFGWVKVSYRGKPVGRALLLAAMYPLGFFTLQVFGLQHATSAEGGILYSFTPVVTMIIAGVFLKEKTTLPQKLCIFLSVFGVVFIFIMKGSRIDLSNMTGIVLLFLTCLAFAGYSVLARSLSSHFSPSELSYLLMGTGFATFLIISLTGHAASGTLGDFLSPLKSGTFILSALYLGVIASLVTTLTSTYILSKIEASLMSVFSNLSTIVSIAAGAFFLNEEITVYHGIGSALIIAGVIGTNLLGRQKKAANPAPARSQH
- a CDS encoding PLP-dependent aminotransferase family protein, yielding MNKYHQVLTEMERGMREGQYRPGDKLPSVRRAAEIYGCSISTILRAYGELERTHMIYSIPQSGYYMVEKAEEPEAGGSSGETDFASASPDLNVFPYLDFQHCLNKAIDQYKYHLFTYGDALGLDSLRRTLVAHLAEYQVFAKAERILITSGIQQALEILARMPFPSGRTDILVEQPGYDIYLRYLEAEGLPVSGIRRSAAGIDLQELEERLAGGRFKLFYTMPRYHNPLGTTYSAEERRAIALLAAKYDVYIAEDDYMADLGIGRRYDPIYAYDQTSHVIYLKSFSKIIFPGLRLGAVVVPEPLLEAFRAYKGYTDTSLLSQAALEVYIKNGMYGHHRHKLKAMYAARIRAVYAALRRHNTEGLIEASADSSGIYIQFKLPVTVNLERLVRRLGERKIRVVPGNGFYLSGERNRDKFLRISISRAGLGQIDEGIRAIVEEVKRGRGR